CTGCGCGCCGAGCTCGCCGCCGCCACCGGCGCGCACCCCTCCTCCCGACCGAAGGACTGATCCCGCCGTGCCCACCGGCCTGACCGACCACCCCGCGGCCGCGGCCGCGACCGCCCCCGGACCGGCCATCTGGTCCCGCAACTTCCGCCGCTACTTCACCGCCCGCAGCGCCGGTCTGCTCAGCTGGGCGATGCTCCCGGTCGCCGTCTCGGCCGGGCTGCTCTCGGCCGGCCACGGCCTGGACACCGCGGGCTACGCGATGGCCTTCCTGGTGGCCCCGTTCGCCGGGCTGGTGCTGTTCGGCGGCGTCCTCGCCGACCGGTTCACCGCCCGCCGGATGATGATCGTCGCCGACCTGACCAACCTCACCGCGCACGTCCTGCTGGCCGCCCTGTTCTGGCACGGCGTCGACCGGCTCTGGCAGCTGTACGCCCTGCTCGCGGTGGCGGGCACCGCCAACGCCCTGTTCCAGCCCGGCGCGGCCTCGACCGTCCCGCTGATCGCCCGCGACGTCCAGGGCGCCAACGGCGTGCTGCGCACCTCGGAGGCGATCACCGGCCTCGGCGGCCCGGCGCTGGCCGGCGTGCTGGTCGGTTTCGGGTCGACCGGCTGGGTGATGGCGCTGTCCGCGCTCGCCTACGCCACCAGCGCGGCCTGCCTGTTCGCGCTGCGCCTCGGCGCCGTTCCCGCCCCGCCCGCCGGGCACTCGTTCCGGCACGACCTGGCCGTCGGCTGGCACGAGTTCCGCTCCCGGAGCTGGCTGTGGGGGGTCATCCTGATCTGGATGGTCTACGCCGTCCTCGCCTGGGGGCCGCAGCTCTCGCTCGCCGCGGGCGTCGTCGTCCCCGCCCACGGGCCCACCGCGTTCGGCCTGGTCAACTGCGCCCTGGGCGCGGGCACGGTGGCCGGCGGGCTGCTCGCCATCCGCTACAAGCCCCGCCGCCCCCTCGCGGCCGGCGCGGTCGCCATGTTCGCCTATCCGCTCTACCCCCTCGCCATCCTGCTGCACGCCCCGGTCTGGCTGCTCGCCGCCGCCCAGGTGCTGGTCGGCACCGGCATCGGCGTCTGGGGCGTGATGTGGTCGACCGCCGTCCAGACCCAGGTGCCCGGCGAGGTCCTCAACCGCGTCCATGCCTACGAGGTCGCCGGCTCGGTGGGCCTCTACCCGATCGGCTCCGCCCTGGCCGGGCCCGCCGCGCACGCCTTCGGCACCTCCCACGTCCTCGCCGCCGGCACCCTGGTCGCCCTGCTCACCCCCGCCGCCCTCCTCCTCGCCCGCCCCGTCCGCACCCTCCCCCGCATCCCGGACCGCCCCGCCGCCCACCCCAACGACCCATCACCGCACCCCGGTTGACCCCTCCCCGCACCCCCGCCCGGACAACGAAGAAGCCCCAGGTCGTTGACCTGGGGCTCTCTGCTGGAGCGGGTGACGAGAATCGAACTCGCGCTCTAAGCTTGGGAATCTCGACAGCCAGTCAGCTTGCCTGGACCCTGAACTGCACAGATGCCGCCAGAAGGCTCTTTACGACGCCTATCGAAAGGCTAACTGTTGACCGCTACTGACCGCCTGTCTTCGCCTCGTAAGACACGGATGGGGCACGCAAGGAGCGCTACCCGTCATCCCGCTTCCAAGATCAAGCTGAGCGAACTGCTTCCCGGCCCATCGCTGTCACGACCCGAACTGCAGGTAAGGACAGACCCCGCAGGACGCCCCGAGAGATCACCCCATGGCCATCACAGGTGCCGATCACTGGACTGCCAGACTCCATGACAGACGCGTGCTCTGTTTTAGCTGGCCAACGCGGTCCTAGACACCATCTTTCGATCAAACATCGGCAGACAAGGCGGCTGGCAGACCGCGAGATGGCGTCTCCATCTGGACAGAGAGTGACTGAGTTAGGCGCAATCGGTAGCGAGAAGCCTCAAACCCGACCATACTTCTGACCAAGCGCCGCAGGGCGGCGTCGCGCACGTTGCCAGGGGGTGGCTTGTGACTGGATCTGACCGAAAGAAGACCGTCGCCTTTTATGAGATTGTCCGACCAAAGGACTCGGGCGAGGCACGCATGTCTAATGTTGACTGGCAAACGGTGCTGGCCAATATTGGAGACATTCCCCCCGAGCGCCGCCTATATCGAGACACCGAAGATATTTATTTCGGCGAGCCCGTGGTAGCGGGTGGACGCATGCATCTAGGGGTGGCTCGACTTCGAGACCGCGACATTCAGCAGATCGATTGGGTCCATGGAAGAATCGATCATCTGCAGCTAGAAGAGAATAGAAGCATCGTTGACACAACCGTCGTCAGCTTTCTGCCTTATGGAAATATCATCGGCGTTCTACAAGGAACAATGTCAGCCCCGCGGCCAAGCGCGGTTCAGCGTTGGCTGAACAGCATGGACTCTGGGCTTGACCGTGATATCGCAGTAGTCCCTCTCATCGGAAGAAATGCTCGCGAGAAGCTAAAGAGGGCCGAAGCGATTAACTTCTTCGAGGTGAGACTCCGCCCAGGGCCGGATCTTCTGGATTCGGACGTAGCCGGTCTCGGAGATTTGTCTCGCCGGGCTCATAGGCATAACCCAAATGCCCTAATTACACTAACAATGAAGATTCCCAAGCAGGGACCCTTCAGCCGAGGAACTCGACGCTCGCGCGGGGAAAGCCAACTGAGAGAAGATGTTCTAGGTTTTATTTCCCAATACGCGAGCCTGGTGGGCGAGGGCGGTGCCGTAGACCGGGCTATTGCTCATGTCGTCCTCCCCAACGGCGACGGTGACCTGATCGAAGAGAAGATCAACTTTGTATCTGATCACATTACTGCCCAGCGGCAAGTGATGATGCGGCGGAGCGAGGGTGGAGCCCCCTGGCATGAGGCGGCAGTAAGAGCGATCACGCAGGTAGCTACTGAGTGTGAGCGCGAGCTGCGTGACGCTGTCAGTGCCGTGCCATAGTCTCCCTGAAGTCGATTGGGGGAGTGATGGCTCGTTGGGCGCGGTTCACGACATCCATATACAACGCATGGGGCGAACGCCCCACGGTGGACTGGGTGCTTGCGGTGGCGATTACGATCTCCCACGGTTTCATTTCCGGCAAGCACTTGCTAGCCGAAAACTCGGCAGATCAGCGCATGAGCATCTATGCGACGGTCGCTTCCGTGGCGGCGATTATTGGCGGATTTGGCACGGCTGCAATTAGTCAATATGCCTCCAGCTCTGGACGGCGAATGACGTTTATTAGAGTCAGGTTTGGCCCAAGCCTGCGCCGTAACTGGGTTAGCATTCTGGTTTCGATGTCAGAAGTTTCAATTGGATGCCTCGCTGTCATGATTTATGACTCTGGGGAAAATCTGGGCCGGGCAGGATGGCTACTGGAAGCCGTTCTGGTCCTCGGTATTCTGCGCACAATTCGACTGATTTGGCTATTCAGGCTTCTGATTGATGTATCGGACCATGATGGAGCGTCTGGTGGCGGCCCGGAAGAAGTCCGAGTTGTCAGGAGAAATAATCCGGGAATCTAAGTCCCGAAGACTTCCGGAGGAGCGAGTGCATTAGGGCGGCGGAGCGGTTTTGGCCGGTGTCCTGCCTGGTCTGGGGTCGAGCATGATCGGGGGGCCGTAAGCTGTTGCGACTCGGTCAGGGCTTTTTGGGCCTGACCGCAATGTGGCCGAGTGGCCCCCCGTTCTTGCTCGACGCGGGGCCCGGTCCTGGCAGGTGGGTAAAATCGTGGAGCCGTCGGCCCCAGCCCCGGCGGAGTTTGGGGCCCCTGCTCTCTCTGCCGCCCGTCCGCCGACGCGGCCG
The window above is part of the Kitasatospora sp. NA04385 genome. Proteins encoded here:
- a CDS encoding MFS transporter is translated as MPTGLTDHPAAAAATAPGPAIWSRNFRRYFTARSAGLLSWAMLPVAVSAGLLSAGHGLDTAGYAMAFLVAPFAGLVLFGGVLADRFTARRMMIVADLTNLTAHVLLAALFWHGVDRLWQLYALLAVAGTANALFQPGAASTVPLIARDVQGANGVLRTSEAITGLGGPALAGVLVGFGSTGWVMALSALAYATSAACLFALRLGAVPAPPAGHSFRHDLAVGWHEFRSRSWLWGVILIWMVYAVLAWGPQLSLAAGVVVPAHGPTAFGLVNCALGAGTVAGGLLAIRYKPRRPLAAGAVAMFAYPLYPLAILLHAPVWLLAAAQVLVGTGIGVWGVMWSTAVQTQVPGEVLNRVHAYEVAGSVGLYPIGSALAGPAAHAFGTSHVLAAGTLVALLTPAALLLARPVRTLPRIPDRPAAHPNDPSPHPG